From the genome of Vicinamibacteria bacterium, one region includes:
- a CDS encoding UPF0175 family protein, translating to MKKEHMVGTRLPEELVRDLEAIEKVEQTDRSTTLRKLLHKAIGDWKLEHYARSYGENKISLARAAHEAGVSLWEMMDYVRGRKVPAQYDLADFRSDLKKVVPGRARR from the coding sequence ATGAAGAAGGAGCACATGGTCGGGACGCGGCTTCCGGAAGAGCTGGTGCGAGACCTGGAAGCGATCGAGAAAGTGGAGCAAACCGACCGGTCAACGACGCTCAGGAAGCTTCTTCACAAAGCCATCGGTGACTGGAAGCTGGAGCACTACGCTCGCTCATACGGAGAAAACAAGATCTCCCTGGCCAGGGCAGCTCACGAGGCCGGAGTCTCCTTGTGGGAGATGATGGACTATGTCAGGGGCAGGAAGGTTCCAGCTCAGTACGACCTTGCGGATTTCCGTAGTGATCTCAAGAAAGTCGTACCAGGCAGGGCCCGGCGATGA